One Fontisphaera persica DNA window includes the following coding sequences:
- a CDS encoding CheR family methyltransferase yields the protein MAITADEFNYVRNLLREQAAIIIDPGKEYLVETRLAPLAQRMGLPGVNHLIARLRSEPVNGAHHKTIEALTIGETLFFRDLHPFEALRKQLLPELMQKRQSVRTLRIWCGACSTGQEPYSVALTIREYFPQLRDWQVKILATDINTESLERARAGIYTQLEVNRGMPAMLLVKHFKKLPDQNWQINPEVRAMVEFQELNLARPLPPSPLFDLVFLRNVLIYFDTATKRNILNGVRARLAPDGYFFLGASETTLYVDECFESVTLGKTVAYRKKA from the coding sequence ATGGCCATTACGGCGGACGAATTCAATTACGTGCGCAATTTATTGCGCGAACAGGCAGCCATCATCATTGATCCGGGCAAGGAATACCTGGTGGAAACCCGCCTGGCGCCACTGGCCCAGCGCATGGGATTGCCGGGGGTCAATCACCTGATTGCCCGGCTGCGCTCCGAGCCGGTCAATGGCGCCCACCACAAGACCATCGAGGCGCTGACTATTGGCGAGACCCTCTTTTTCCGGGATTTGCATCCCTTTGAGGCGCTGCGGAAACAACTGCTGCCGGAATTGATGCAGAAGCGCCAATCGGTGCGCACCCTCCGCATTTGGTGCGGGGCATGCTCCACCGGACAGGAGCCTTACAGCGTCGCCCTGACCATCCGGGAGTATTTTCCCCAGCTCAGAGACTGGCAGGTGAAGATTCTGGCCACCGACATCAACACTGAAAGTCTGGAGCGCGCTCGTGCCGGCATCTACACCCAGTTGGAGGTCAACCGCGGCATGCCCGCCATGCTGCTGGTCAAGCATTTCAAAAAACTCCCGGACCAGAACTGGCAAATCAACCCGGAGGTGCGGGCGATGGTGGAGTTTCAGGAGTTGAACCTGGCGCGTCCCCTGCCGCCGTCTCCGTTGTTTGACCTGGTTTTCCTGCGCAATGTCCTGATTTACTTTGATACCGCCACCAAACGCAACATCCTCAATGGCGTGCGTGCCCGCCTGGCACCGGATGGTTATTTCTTCCTGGGGGCCAGCGAAACCACCCTCTATGTGGATGAGTGCTTCGAGTCGGTGACCCTGGGCAAAACGGTGGCTTACCGCAAGAAGGCCTGA
- a CDS encoding response regulator: MKALVVDDSKIMRNIIGRILREMGMEIVEAANGVEALEKVQAERPELALVDWNMPEMNGYEFVKAVRAEPAYDEMKIMMVTTETEVEQVTQALEAGANEYAMKPFTKEVIQEKLSLLGVA, encoded by the coding sequence ATGAAAGCGTTGGTAGTAGATGATTCCAAAATCATGCGCAACATCATTGGCCGCATTCTGCGGGAAATGGGCATGGAGATCGTGGAGGCGGCCAATGGGGTGGAGGCGTTGGAAAAAGTCCAGGCCGAGCGGCCGGAACTGGCGCTGGTGGACTGGAACATGCCCGAGATGAACGGCTATGAGTTTGTGAAAGCCGTGCGGGCGGAGCCGGCGTATGATGAAATGAAAATCATGATGGTTACCACCGAGACGGAGGTGGAACAGGTGACGCAGGCCCTGGAGGCCGGCGCCAATGAATACGCCATGAAACCCTTCACCAAAGAAGTGATTCAGGAAAAGCTCTCGCTGTTGGGAGTGGCCTGA
- a CDS encoding flagellar hook capping FlgD N-terminal domain-containing protein, producing MPVTPVQSSPAAAYQNPTTTARIPQRTLGQEDFLKLLVAQLSAQDPLNPQKDTEFIAQMASFSALEQARSMQSEMSRLRSEQQFLLANSMLGARVELLTQSGEVTSGPVEAVLWDNGAPRMVVAGQVYDMSEIRSVALFTPNPNPQS from the coding sequence ATGCCCGTGACCCCCGTTCAATCTTCACCGGCTGCCGCTTATCAAAACCCCACCACCACGGCGCGCATCCCGCAGCGCACGCTGGGGCAGGAGGATTTCTTGAAACTGCTCGTGGCCCAGCTTTCCGCCCAGGACCCGTTGAATCCGCAGAAGGACACCGAGTTCATTGCGCAAATGGCCTCGTTTAGCGCGCTGGAGCAGGCCCGCTCGATGCAGTCGGAGATGAGCCGCCTGCGCAGCGAGCAGCAATTTTTGCTGGCCAATTCCATGCTGGGGGCGCGGGTGGAATTGCTGACTCAATCCGGCGAAGTCACCTCCGGCCCCGTGGAAGCCGTGTTGTGGGACAATGGCGCCCCGCGGATGGTGGTGGCCGGCCAGGTCTATGACATGAGCGAAATCCGCAGTGTCGCACTCTTTACGCCCAATCCCAACCCTCAATCCTGA
- a CDS encoding FliI/YscN family ATPase: MNRLDPDLAHNSPARRLQALAARARQVRHFESRGRVVQVVGLVIESEGPLAAVGEVCCIESARKDGTTLAEVVGFRNHHLLLMPLGEVHGIHPGSEVVALGHPLQASVSEALMGRVIDGLGRPLDGRGPLPDGVKVGLHLPPPHPLRRQRIQHVFQTGIKALDTFVPCGRGQRLGIFAGSGVGKSTLLGMIASHAEADVNVIALVGERGREVREFLEKDLDEKGRRKSIVVVATSDQPALARLKGAFLATAIAEYFRDTGRNVLLMMDSVTRFAMAQREIGLAVGEPPATRGYTPSVFSLLPQLLERAGTGEKGSITGLFTVLVEADDMNDPIADSVRSILDGHIVLSRDLASQNHYPAIEVLDSVSRLVRDLLTPEQLALAGQAREALAVYRRNQDLINIGAYPAGSNPDIDRAIRLREPLNQFLRQAVGEGVAAAESWRRLAELLKEPGRPA, translated from the coding sequence ATGAACCGGCTTGACCCAGACCTGGCCCACAACTCGCCCGCCCGGCGCTTGCAGGCCCTGGCCGCGCGCGCCCGGCAGGTGCGCCACTTTGAAAGCCGCGGCCGCGTGGTGCAGGTGGTGGGGCTGGTGATTGAATCCGAAGGCCCGCTGGCCGCCGTGGGGGAAGTCTGCTGCATCGAGTCCGCCCGCAAGGATGGCACCACGCTGGCTGAGGTGGTGGGGTTTCGCAATCATCACCTGCTCCTCATGCCGTTGGGGGAAGTGCACGGCATTCACCCCGGCAGCGAAGTGGTGGCCTTGGGGCATCCGTTGCAGGCCTCCGTGAGTGAAGCCCTCATGGGCCGGGTGATTGATGGTCTGGGCCGTCCCTTGGATGGCCGTGGCCCCCTGCCGGATGGCGTGAAGGTGGGCTTGCACCTGCCACCCCCGCATCCCTTGCGCCGCCAGCGCATCCAGCACGTCTTCCAAACCGGCATCAAAGCCCTCGATACCTTCGTCCCTTGCGGCCGCGGACAGCGCCTGGGGATTTTTGCTGGCAGCGGGGTGGGCAAGTCCACCCTGCTGGGCATGATTGCCAGCCACGCCGAGGCCGATGTGAACGTCATCGCGCTGGTGGGCGAGCGTGGCCGCGAAGTCCGCGAGTTTTTGGAAAAGGATTTGGACGAAAAAGGACGCCGCAAATCCATTGTCGTCGTCGCCACTTCCGACCAACCCGCCCTGGCGCGCCTGAAAGGCGCCTTCCTGGCCACGGCCATTGCAGAATACTTCCGGGACACCGGGCGCAATGTGCTGTTGATGATGGACTCGGTCACGCGCTTTGCCATGGCCCAGCGGGAAATTGGCCTGGCGGTGGGCGAGCCTCCGGCCACGCGCGGTTATACGCCCTCGGTCTTTTCGCTGCTGCCGCAGCTCCTGGAGCGCGCCGGCACGGGTGAAAAAGGCTCCATCACTGGTTTGTTCACCGTCCTGGTGGAGGCGGACGACATGAATGACCCCATCGCCGACTCGGTGCGCTCAATCTTGGACGGGCACATTGTGCTGTCTCGTGATTTGGCGTCCCAAAATCATTACCCGGCCATTGAAGTGCTCGACAGCGTCAGCCGCCTGGTGCGCGATTTGTTAACCCCGGAGCAATTGGCGCTGGCGGGCCAGGCCCGCGAGGCGCTGGCGGTGTACCGCCGCAACCAGGATTTAATCAACATTGGCGCCTACCCCGCCGGCAGCAATCCCGACATTGACCGCGCCATCCGCCTGCGCGAGCCGCTCAACCAATTCCTGCGTCAGGCGGTGGGGGAAGGGGTGGCCGCCGCGGAAAGCTGGCGGCGGCTCGCCGAACTTCTCAAAGAACCCGGCCGCCCGGCATAA
- the flgC gene encoding flagellar basal body rod protein FlgC yields MIQLIPAVESTASALEAERIRMEVIGQNIANANTTRGVDGKPFRRQQVVFESLLRQELGRPGAAGPAKVTVSKIVPDPRPFRLVYNPGHPDADAQGMVALPNISIHEEMADMIAASRAFEANLAVVKTARTMAAQTLSIGKRS; encoded by the coding sequence ATGATTCAGCTCATCCCCGCCGTAGAAAGCACCGCCTCGGCACTGGAGGCCGAGCGTATCCGCATGGAGGTGATTGGTCAAAACATCGCCAATGCCAACACCACCCGCGGTGTGGATGGCAAACCTTTCCGCCGCCAGCAGGTGGTGTTTGAGAGTCTCCTGCGCCAGGAATTGGGCCGCCCCGGCGCGGCCGGCCCGGCGAAGGTCACTGTCAGCAAAATCGTGCCTGACCCCCGGCCTTTCCGCCTCGTGTACAACCCTGGGCATCCGGACGCTGACGCCCAAGGCATGGTGGCCTTGCCGAACATCAGCATCCACGAGGAAATGGCCGACATGATTGCCGCCTCGCGGGCCTTCGAGGCCAACCTGGCCGTGGTCAAGACCGCCCGGACCATGGCGGCGCAGACCTTGAGCATTGGCAAACGCAGTTAA
- the fliJ gene encoding flagellar export protein FliJ: MKKFRFTLQAVHVVRQQQERQALEAYGRCLRARQQAEAALQQARQNLEEGWRRQRELEASGAPALWLVHGQHWCALLEERCGQAETALQQAREQTSAAWARLAVARRQREAVEKLRQRQWRQYELALAREEQKQLDELATLRFLSQGETLRATEAMAADSLSL, translated from the coding sequence ATGAAAAAATTTCGTTTCACCCTCCAAGCCGTCCACGTGGTGCGCCAGCAACAGGAGCGCCAGGCTCTTGAGGCATACGGACGGTGTCTGCGCGCGCGCCAGCAGGCCGAGGCGGCTTTGCAGCAGGCCCGCCAGAATCTGGAAGAGGGCTGGCGGCGGCAGCGCGAGCTTGAGGCGTCCGGCGCCCCGGCTCTCTGGCTGGTGCATGGGCAGCATTGGTGCGCGCTGCTGGAAGAGCGTTGTGGCCAGGCCGAAACCGCCCTGCAACAGGCCCGCGAACAAACCTCCGCGGCCTGGGCGCGCCTGGCCGTGGCCCGCCGCCAGCGCGAGGCCGTCGAAAAATTGCGGCAGCGCCAATGGCGGCAGTACGAGCTGGCGCTGGCGCGGGAAGAACAGAAACAACTCGATGAACTGGCCACCTTGCGTTTCTTGTCCCAGGGTGAAACCCTGCGGGCCACCGAGGCGATGGCCGCCGATTCCCTGAGCTTATGA
- a CDS encoding FliH/SctL family protein codes for MKRWQQTLELDRPLLEVCRAQPASGPSEAEVRAREEAAYQRGRRDGEKALSEQLLRQRAELIELQNGVLESLRQVVPRVARECENALVELALEVAQKLVAGLPITPAMVEAAVRDALAQVEEATEIQVCLHPDDLALLQQVNSPLLLPAGGMDVLQFVKSPEVSRGGCLVKTRFGLIDARRETRLQMVKQTLLHEPA; via the coding sequence ATGAAGCGATGGCAACAAACGCTTGAGCTGGACCGCCCCCTGCTGGAGGTCTGCCGGGCGCAACCGGCCTCCGGCCCTTCGGAGGCCGAGGTGCGCGCCCGCGAGGAGGCCGCCTACCAGCGCGGCCGGCGCGACGGCGAAAAGGCGCTCAGCGAGCAGCTTTTGCGGCAGCGGGCGGAGCTGATTGAACTGCAGAACGGCGTCCTGGAGAGCCTGCGCCAGGTGGTGCCGCGGGTGGCCCGTGAGTGCGAAAATGCCCTCGTGGAGCTGGCCCTCGAAGTGGCCCAGAAACTGGTGGCGGGCCTGCCCATCACCCCGGCCATGGTCGAGGCCGCCGTGCGCGACGCCCTGGCGCAGGTTGAGGAGGCCACGGAAATTCAAGTGTGCCTGCATCCCGACGACTTGGCCCTGCTGCAACAGGTCAATTCCCCGCTGCTCCTGCCCGCCGGGGGCATGGATGTCCTGCAATTTGTCAAATCGCCCGAGGTAAGCCGCGGCGGCTGCCTGGTCAAGACGCGCTTTGGGCTGATTGATGCGCGGCGGGAGACTCGTCTGCAAATGGTCAAACAAACCTTGCTGCATGAACCGGCTTGA
- a CDS encoding MotE family protein encodes MNPLLIQRLVTPLAGAICFLVTTLVLLEPGRVARQIGALPRETGAVVDGPSWHFVNPELDQLMAELRSEKELLARKEHQLQELAARLQAERAEINQITQLVHRMQVELDKNIVTIKEEETANLKKLAKVYTAMTPEGAATIVRELPDEMIVKIFSFMKEAETAAILESLGKGGTNDARRAADITDQLRLTRVRSATGNTPRP; translated from the coding sequence ATGAACCCCCTCCTCATCCAACGCCTGGTCACCCCCCTGGCCGGGGCCATTTGTTTTCTGGTCACCACCCTTGTTCTATTGGAGCCGGGCCGGGTCGCCCGGCAGATTGGCGCGCTGCCCCGTGAGACGGGCGCCGTGGTGGACGGCCCCTCCTGGCATTTCGTCAACCCGGAGCTGGACCAGCTCATGGCCGAGCTGCGCAGTGAGAAAGAACTGCTTGCCCGTAAAGAACACCAGCTTCAGGAGCTGGCAGCGCGCCTGCAGGCCGAGCGGGCCGAAATCAACCAAATTACCCAGTTGGTTCATCGCATGCAGGTGGAGCTGGATAAAAACATCGTGACCATCAAGGAAGAGGAAACGGCGAATCTCAAAAAACTGGCCAAAGTCTATACCGCCATGACCCCCGAAGGCGCCGCCACCATTGTGCGCGAGCTGCCGGACGAAATGATTGTGAAAATCTTCAGTTTCATGAAGGAGGCCGAGACCGCGGCCATCCTGGAAAGCCTGGGCAAGGGCGGCACCAATGACGCGCGGCGCGCCGCGGATATTACCGACCAGTTGCGCCTGACCCGCGTGCGCAGCGCCACCGGCAACACACCTCGTCCATGA
- a CDS encoding protein-glutamate methylesterase/protein-glutamine glutaminase: MPKIGVMVVDDSVVVRQVVSQALAQDPDIEVVGVAANGKIALARLPQLNPDMVILDIEMPEMDGLTTLREIRKQYPKLPVVMFSTLTEFGASATVQALTLGANDYVHKPSGAETISEGLRQTREAIVPKLKALVPAKRTAAATAAVKAPVPAPALPVNLTSLAGNHSPKVEALVIGASTGGPNALAVLLSGLPRNLPVPLLIVQHMPPMFTRMLATHLTAHCGIPVSEASDGMLVRVGQGLVAPGNYHLAVARHNGEVTAHLNQDPPENSCRPAVDVLFRSAAAVYGQGTLAVVLTGMGQDGLRGGREIREAGGSVIAQDEATSVVWGMPGAVVKAGVAEAVRPLEELALLITQKLQVGRPGWQPQHLSSAARTAAVV, encoded by the coding sequence ATGCCTAAAATCGGGGTCATGGTGGTGGACGACTCCGTGGTGGTGCGGCAGGTCGTGTCGCAAGCCCTGGCGCAAGACCCCGATATCGAAGTCGTTGGCGTGGCCGCCAATGGCAAGATTGCCCTGGCCCGCCTGCCGCAGTTGAACCCGGACATGGTGATTCTCGACATTGAAATGCCGGAGATGGACGGGCTGACGACCTTGCGGGAAATCCGCAAGCAGTATCCCAAATTGCCGGTGGTCATGTTCAGTACGTTGACCGAGTTTGGCGCCAGCGCCACCGTGCAGGCCCTCACGCTGGGGGCCAATGATTACGTCCACAAACCTTCCGGCGCCGAAACCATTTCTGAGGGGCTGCGCCAGACCCGCGAGGCCATTGTCCCCAAACTTAAAGCGCTCGTGCCCGCCAAACGGACGGCCGCGGCAACTGCCGCCGTCAAGGCGCCCGTGCCGGCGCCGGCGCTTCCCGTCAATCTGACTTCGCTGGCCGGCAATCATTCCCCAAAAGTGGAAGCGTTGGTGATTGGAGCCTCCACCGGCGGTCCCAATGCGCTGGCGGTGCTGCTCAGCGGCCTGCCGCGAAACCTGCCGGTGCCGCTGCTGATTGTGCAGCACATGCCGCCGATGTTCACCCGGATGCTGGCGACGCACCTCACGGCCCATTGCGGCATCCCCGTTTCCGAAGCCAGCGATGGCATGCTGGTGCGCGTCGGCCAGGGACTGGTGGCACCGGGCAACTACCACCTTGCTGTGGCCCGTCACAACGGCGAAGTGACGGCGCACTTGAACCAGGACCCGCCGGAAAACTCCTGCCGGCCGGCGGTGGATGTGTTGTTTCGTTCGGCGGCCGCGGTGTATGGCCAGGGCACGCTGGCGGTGGTGCTGACCGGCATGGGACAGGATGGCTTGCGTGGCGGGCGCGAAATCCGCGAAGCCGGCGGCTCGGTCATCGCTCAGGATGAAGCCACCAGCGTGGTGTGGGGCATGCCGGGCGCGGTGGTGAAAGCGGGGGTGGCGGAGGCGGTGCGGCCTCTGGAAGAACTGGCCTTGCTCATTACGCAAAAATTACAGGTCGGGCGGCCCGGTTGGCAGCCCCAACATTTAAGTTCCGCTGCCAGGACGGCGGCGGTGGTTTAG
- the flgB gene encoding flagellar basal body rod protein FlgB gives MISALFNQPNYVAAKQMLDATLLRHEAIASNLANLETPGYKRVDISPAFESELRQAVASKDPARIAALAPQLEVDATAVARNRDGNTVQLEQELLKLNQNSLAHAVETQLITGTLVKLRLAITGRPI, from the coding sequence ATGATAAGCGCCTTGTTCAATCAGCCGAATTACGTGGCGGCCAAGCAGATGCTGGACGCCACCTTGTTGCGCCACGAGGCGATAGCCAGCAACCTGGCCAACCTGGAGACCCCCGGCTACAAGCGCGTGGATATTTCCCCGGCTTTTGAAAGTGAATTGCGCCAGGCCGTCGCCAGCAAGGACCCCGCCCGCATTGCCGCCTTGGCCCCCCAACTGGAAGTGGATGCCACCGCCGTGGCCCGGAACCGCGACGGCAACACCGTGCAACTGGAGCAGGAACTTCTCAAGCTCAACCAGAACAGCCTGGCCCATGCGGTGGAAACGCAATTGATCACCGGTACGCTGGTGAAATTGCGGCTGGCCATCACCGGACGGCCGATATGA
- the fliG gene encoding flagellar motor switch protein FliG — protein MAEAEPTSPGTAPAPAVTPAEAEFLKMPKVQRLAAFLLMLGPETAGEILRRFEPKEVELITAEMARLPFISGEVQTLIMKEFMSLAVSAASGVAGGVASTRAILEKALGAVQAEAILSRVAPSAAASTPVWEPIRAMDTQALANLLRHETPQTIALVISHLPNERAAEVLKNLPEPLPARVVERLATLTSAPQDTVEQLAQMLARKLGPAGVARRGVAAAAGLRAAADLLNAMDRDLSRAILNALTEQNAALAEDIRAKMFTFNDLALLDNTSLQKIMREVDLRDLAMALKNASETLKKKLLAGVSRRAAETVNEEINFLGTVKAKEVQAAQSRIIEVVRRLEAEGELDLVEILQSSRNEAMATNA, from the coding sequence ATGGCCGAAGCTGAACCCACATCCCCGGGCACTGCGCCGGCCCCGGCGGTCACGCCGGCGGAGGCGGAATTTCTGAAGATGCCCAAAGTCCAGCGCCTGGCGGCGTTTTTGCTGATGCTGGGGCCGGAGACAGCGGGCGAAATCCTGCGGCGTTTTGAGCCAAAGGAAGTGGAGTTAATCACCGCCGAAATGGCCCGCCTGCCTTTCATCAGCGGAGAGGTGCAGACCCTGATCATGAAAGAATTCATGTCGTTGGCGGTCAGCGCGGCCTCGGGCGTGGCGGGCGGGGTGGCCTCCACCCGCGCCATTCTGGAAAAAGCCCTGGGAGCAGTGCAGGCCGAGGCGATATTGAGCCGTGTGGCGCCGTCCGCGGCGGCGTCCACGCCGGTGTGGGAGCCAATTCGCGCCATGGATACCCAGGCCCTGGCCAATTTGCTGCGGCATGAGACCCCCCAGACCATTGCCCTGGTCATCAGCCATCTGCCCAATGAGCGGGCCGCCGAAGTCCTCAAAAATCTTCCCGAGCCCCTGCCGGCCCGCGTGGTGGAGCGGCTGGCCACCCTGACCAGCGCCCCGCAGGATACGGTGGAGCAACTGGCCCAGATGCTGGCCCGCAAACTGGGGCCGGCGGGCGTGGCCCGGCGCGGGGTGGCTGCCGCCGCCGGCCTGCGCGCCGCCGCGGATTTGTTGAACGCGATGGACCGCGACCTGAGCCGCGCCATTCTCAACGCTTTGACGGAGCAAAACGCCGCCCTGGCCGAGGATATCCGCGCCAAGATGTTCACCTTCAATGACCTGGCGCTGCTGGACAACACCTCCCTTCAGAAAATCATGCGCGAGGTGGACTTGCGCGACCTGGCCATGGCCCTGAAAAACGCGTCCGAAACGCTCAAGAAAAAATTGCTCGCGGGGGTCAGCCGCCGCGCGGCCGAGACCGTCAACGAAGAAATCAACTTCCTCGGCACCGTCAAGGCCAAGGAAGTCCAGGCCGCCCAGAGCCGCATCATCGAAGTGGTGCGCCGGCTTGAGGCCGAAGGCGAGCTGGATTTGGTGGAAATCTTGCAAAGCAGCCGCAATGAAGCGATGGCAACAAACGCTTGA
- the fliF gene encoding flagellar basal-body MS-ring/collar protein FliF: MNVALAQLGRQLAAIWKQLGLNQRISVVLAGAVVVGGLVSMVLWSSRTDYALLYGRLEDAEAAKVLAALDDAKIPYRTGQGSIYVPAAKVHQVRMQLAAKGLPKNESGVGFEIFDKPNFGISDFVQRANYLRALQGELARTISQLDEVEAARVMIVIPENRLLADNSRRPTASVFIKTKGLAQLSASSVSAIQFLVANAVEGLQASRVSVVDNRGNVLSQEAEGDSVAGLTATQLAARKNLESYLSKKAEGMLEKVLGPGQAVVRVSADINFDSLTRTEEKLDPDSQVIRVSTLNDESTDTTNAGGPGGVPGVSANAVTDTNATTTASTASINKSTTKKKTTNNQYEFSRTTSNMTQLAGGIKRLSAAVFIAARTSGSGTNRVVEPRTPEELQKLRRIVQSALGIVEADPQRRDEIVLEEMPFNDALEVEVAQQLQQQERRQFWMDLLPKLAYPALALVVLALFFRMLRRTADEAIPLGVPLGYGHGNGHGNGHGNGHGNGHGKPGGVRAKPVLARGQAPEEEVLSVEALNQLIRENPDNMSQAIRAWMLRGRAND; encoded by the coding sequence ATGAATGTCGCTCTGGCTCAACTGGGCCGCCAGTTGGCGGCCATCTGGAAACAACTGGGACTCAACCAGCGCATCAGCGTGGTGCTCGCCGGCGCGGTGGTGGTGGGCGGCCTGGTGAGCATGGTCTTGTGGAGCAGCCGCACCGACTACGCCCTGCTCTATGGCCGTCTGGAGGATGCCGAGGCGGCCAAGGTCCTCGCGGCCCTTGACGATGCCAAAATCCCCTACCGCACCGGGCAGGGCTCCATCTACGTGCCGGCGGCCAAAGTCCATCAGGTGCGCATGCAACTGGCGGCCAAGGGCCTCCCCAAAAATGAATCGGGCGTGGGCTTCGAGATATTCGACAAACCCAACTTCGGCATCTCGGACTTCGTCCAGCGCGCCAATTACCTGCGCGCGTTGCAGGGCGAGCTGGCGCGGACCATCAGCCAGTTGGATGAAGTGGAGGCGGCCCGCGTCATGATTGTCATCCCGGAAAACCGGTTGCTGGCGGACAACTCCCGGCGGCCCACGGCGTCGGTATTTATTAAGACCAAGGGACTGGCTCAGCTTTCGGCCTCGTCGGTGAGCGCGATTCAATTTTTGGTGGCCAATGCGGTGGAAGGTTTGCAGGCCAGCCGCGTCAGCGTGGTGGACAACCGCGGCAACGTGCTCTCGCAGGAGGCCGAGGGCGATTCCGTGGCCGGCTTGACGGCCACCCAGCTCGCCGCCCGCAAAAATCTCGAGTCTTATCTGTCCAAGAAGGCGGAAGGGATGCTGGAAAAGGTGCTTGGGCCGGGGCAGGCCGTGGTCCGGGTTTCCGCCGACATCAATTTTGACAGTCTGACCCGGACGGAAGAGAAGCTGGACCCGGACAGCCAGGTGATTCGCGTCTCCACCTTGAATGACGAAAGCACCGACACCACCAACGCCGGCGGGCCGGGCGGCGTGCCGGGAGTCAGCGCCAACGCAGTGACCGACACCAATGCCACCACCACCGCTTCCACTGCCTCCATCAACAAGTCCACCACCAAGAAAAAGACCACCAACAACCAGTACGAATTCAGCCGGACCACCAGCAACATGACGCAACTGGCCGGCGGCATCAAGCGGCTCAGCGCGGCGGTGTTCATCGCCGCCCGCACTTCCGGCAGCGGCACCAATCGCGTGGTGGAGCCGCGGACGCCGGAAGAATTGCAGAAATTGCGCCGCATTGTGCAGAGTGCGCTGGGCATCGTGGAGGCGGACCCCCAGCGCCGGGATGAAATTGTGTTGGAGGAAATGCCGTTCAACGATGCCCTGGAGGTGGAGGTGGCCCAACAGTTGCAGCAGCAGGAGCGGCGGCAGTTCTGGATGGATTTGCTGCCCAAGCTGGCCTATCCCGCGCTGGCGCTGGTGGTGCTGGCCCTGTTCTTCCGGATGCTCCGCCGCACGGCTGATGAAGCCATTCCCCTGGGTGTCCCGCTGGGGTATGGCCACGGCAACGGACACGGCAACGGGCATGGCAACGGCCACGGCAATGGGCACGGCAAACCCGGTGGCGTCCGCGCCAAACCGGTACTGGCGCGCGGCCAAGCTCCGGAAGAGGAAGTTTTGAGTGTCGAAGCCTTGAACCAACTGATACGCGAAAATCCCGACAACATGTCCCAGGCCATTCGCGCCTGGATGCTGCGGGGCCGCGCTAACGATTAA
- the fliE gene encoding flagellar hook-basal body complex protein FliE, with protein sequence MIPVSPVQAYLASSATAVTSPMAPAAPGRISPAELQNLGASSGASGAAEPPAFGRLLDHFVTEVNGRQLQAREAVNDLLAGKNVSLHQTVIAMEEAQVSFQLMVEVRNKLLESYQELMRMQL encoded by the coding sequence ATGATACCTGTTTCTCCTGTTCAAGCGTATCTGGCCAGCAGCGCCACCGCGGTCACCTCCCCCATGGCTCCGGCGGCGCCGGGCCGCATCTCCCCCGCCGAACTCCAAAACTTGGGCGCTTCGTCAGGCGCTTCTGGGGCGGCAGAACCACCGGCGTTTGGGCGTTTGCTGGACCATTTCGTGACGGAAGTCAATGGCCGCCAGTTGCAGGCACGGGAGGCCGTCAATGATTTGCTGGCGGGCAAAAATGTGTCTTTGCATCAAACGGTCATCGCCATGGAGGAGGCCCAGGTCTCTTTTCAGCTCATGGTGGAAGTCCGCAATAAACTGCTCGAGTCGTATCAGGAACTGATGCGCATGCAGCTCTAA